TTTCCTAAAAGAGGAAAACTTGTCACTAGTTTGGAGTGTTAGAGAGGAATTAACTACTTCAACAGTAATAACAGCAGATCAACTCTACACTAGAATTATTGGTGATAGAAGTATAAATGAAAAAGATTTTGGTAAAGTTGTAAAGGATCGAACGAGGGAAATGATGGAATATATGAGACATTTTAAGGAAATGCAAAATGCTGAAATGAATGTCCGCGATGTACTAATAGCTTTCAACAACCACTTTGCGGGCTTTGGTCCTCAATCTGTAAATGATTTTTTGAAGATCATGAACAAGCCGGAGATATCTTGGAAAAGTGAGCTAGAGAGCCGACACCAAAACAACACCAATCACTCCATTGGTAATCGTCAGTCAAGTTTATCAGAATTTAGCAATTTTCAGTACAAGGTTTGAACCCGGAAGTAATATCATGCTTGGAATAACTGATATCTGATAACTGATATGCATCTAATTCTGAAGTTTTATAGATGCGAATCAAGATTACTCATTGATAATTGTAATGTCGTCCTAATAATCATAGCAAGAACTTTGTACCAATTCCCACGCCTTTTTCCGGAATGCAAAGAGAAGAAAACATCGATCGATACTAGTAAAGTGTATTTATCATAATTAGAGTGTATTTGATAGATATTTCTTCGCTCTCTCTAATACCCTCTTTTCATTTTCTGGCAAAGGCTGATTTTTTATTAATTCTTTAAATTGTAGCGAATTTACGATTGCTTTTCCGCCATAATGATTATTAAAATAAACAAAAATCGTATCCGTATTTTCCTTTATTTTATTAATCTTGTCTATCCATGGAATAAGTTCCTTTTCAGAATAAAGATAATCGTACCAATAATGGTCACGAGTCGTGTTTCTTCCATGGAATCTAATTACTGCTAAATTAGTAGATGTTAAATTATTCTCATTTGATAAAAATCCTAAATTCTCTTGCGTAGGAGAATCAGTCAAGACGGATGCTATGTTAAAGTGGTGAAGTAATTCCAACACGCCCTCTGTATTCCATGAATTATGCCTGAATTCTATGGCAATATTGTCGTTATTTTTAAGATCAGATCGATTTCTCAGTGCATCCAAAAACTTCTCTAATCTATTGGATTCATCAATAGTAAAACTCGGTGGTAATTGGATTATTATCGCCCCTAATTTCCTTTGGCTTTCAAGTGGCGATATCTTATTGAGGAATTCATTCAAATCAATTACCACATTCCTGTTAATATCTAATCTCTTCTCATGTGTAATTATCTCCGGGACTTTGACTGATATTCTAAAATCATTGGGCGTTGCCTTTGTTATTCCTATAAATAAACCTTCATTCATGTTTTCATAAAATCTCTTATAGAAAGTAGCGTCCATCTCAACAGTATTAAAGAACTGCGAATAATAACTCAATTTTCTCGTTTTATTATCGGGATAAAATACGTTCAACCATCCCCCCTTTTCTGATGTATCGCCATAGTTCCATCCCGAACATCCTAGATATAATTGACTACACATGAATAGCTTTAATATGATGACTCATTAAATAAAAAAATCGGTTCCTTTACTATTCATACAATTTGAGTTAAATAATAATCAAAAATATTGACTTGGCTTTCAAAGTTTTAATCATTTGATTGTATATTCACATTTATGAAGATAGGAATACTCGGTTCAGGGGAAGTCGGTCGAAAATTAGCGGCTGGTTGTATAGATCTTGGCCACCATGTTATGATTGGAACACGTAATCCTGCAAAAGAAGAAATACGGAAATGGATTGACAACACCGAACACAAAGAAAATGCTTGTGTTGGGTCATTTGCTGAAGCAGCAACATTTGGAGAATTAATTATCATTTCTACTCTATGGGGGGGAACTGAGAACGCAATAAATATGGCCATTTCATCCAATTTTAACGACAAAATAGTCGTTGATACGACAAATCCATTAGAATTTGCTAAGGATGTGCCACCAAAGCTCTCCCTCGGGTACGATAAATCTGCTGGTGAGATAATTCAATCCATGCTACCAAATTCAAAAGTTGTAAAGGCCTTTAACATTGTAGGTAATCCTCATATGGTACATCCGGACTTCCCGGGAGGTCCACCCACCATGTTTATCTGTGGCAATTTTAAGGACGCTAAAAACCAAGTAGTTGAAAAATTATTAATCCCATTTGGTTGGGAGTCCATAGACATAGGCGGAATTGAACAATCGAGATTGTTAGAACCCCTTGCTATGTTATGGATAACTTATTACATTGAAACGGGATCGGGAAACCATGCATTCAAGTTGCTAAAAAAATAATACCTTTTTATCCATTTGTAAATTTTTTTGATAGAATACTTATCATCTTGACGATTACATAGGGATTGTCAATTGAAAAATTGACATATTAAGTCATAAATCAAAAATAATTGCTTTTTCGCTTACATACGACGCGTCGATATTATTTATTAGGAATTTCGATTATATTTGTGAACAAACTTGATAACAAACTAATATTAACCTAATTTTACTGCCCTAACAAGTTGTTGATATTATCTAATAGCATGTTGATATTCTCTACATGAGTTCCATCCCAATAAATTTTTGAATATTTTGAACATTTGTAAACTGTGGATATATGTTTGTATATTTTTTCTGGAATGAGACTAGTTGCCATTGTCTTATCAATCTTAGTAAGAGTGCCGTTGCAAATTGTACATCGGGTATTTACATTTGGAACCGGATCAATATGCTTGATATCGCAACTCTTTAATATAAATACCAAATTTTCAACTTCGTAATCATTATGGAGTAACAAACCATTCCTGCCCGATTTTGAGAGCTTTAAATAAAGTCCTACATCTCTAGTTACCAGCAGCTTTTGTTCATTCATACTTTTATCGATTAGAAAATCATCGCCAGCGTCTAACCCGAATTCGGTGTCGAACCCCATTATTCTTAATTTCTTTGCAATATGTCCTAGCACGCAATCAACAATAAATCTTGGGTAATCCACCATTTCATCAGTAAGTTATGTTACTTTAGTTATTCTAAGAATCAGAATATTTATCAAAATTCTAATCGTTATAATGGAGACTCAACATTAATTTTCCATTTTCTAGTCTTCGTCTTTTTTCTTTTAAATCTGAGTCCAGATGTTGCCTCCTCACTTGACTTATTTCAGGCTTCGGTATTGATAATTTTAATCAAAACATTCTCATGTATCTTCCTCTTCAATATCGGTTGTAACTGTCAAGCGATGATAGATAGTAGGGTATTTGATATTTCGACATAAATTATTGAAGATTAAAAGATTTCTAGCTGAATATTCCAACTGTTAATAAATTCTTAGCAATAAAAGTAAGATTATAAGTGTTGATACATAATTATTCTAGAATGTCTGTTGATGATGATGTTCGAAATAATTTAGCAAAATATGAGAAATTCAAGGGCGGAGAGCCTGAGAAAGTAATGCTATATCATAAACTTAAACTAGAAAATTTGAAGATAATAAGTGATAAGACAAATTATTTGGATATGGACACGGCCAAGATTCCAATTGTCGATTTTGTATGTGATATATGTAATCTTTCTATGGAAAATCAGCAACATCCCTCCAAAGTAGATCTCGTCTGCATAAATTGTAATCAAACATTTCCTTAGTATTCGGACTTAAATTTTTGAGATCATTACGTCAACTTTGAAATGTCCAGAACTATTTTCAAATATATCTTGAACGTAATTTCTGATTGTTATTATGACTATGTCATGTGATTTTACCCTAAATGGGATCATCTATGAGTGCCCATAAGTCAAGATCTCGAGGAAAAGATGTCATGAAACAACATGCAGTACATTTTAAAGCCGAATTTACTATTTCAGAAGGAAAAATAAAAGAATACAAAAAACTCATTAAGGAAATGAGCAAACTAGTGGAGGCTAATGAGCCTGAGACAATAAATTATCAATTTTATTTCGACAAATCTAAGACAATGTGTACTGTACATGAAACATACATGAATTCAGAAGCAGTATTTTTTCATATCAATAGGGTCGCATCACAAACAGTTATTCCAAAGATTCATGATATATCTCGGATAACAAAATTTGTGGTTTACGGGACCACTAGCAAAAAGTTACAAAAAGCGATGGAACGATTAAATCCTCAAATTTACGTTCCATTTGCAGGGTTTAATCGTTAACATCGAAGACACGTCCACGGTCCATTCTTAAGAATTAATTTTACACTCTGGTCATCTATAGAGAGGGGTTGTGCTAAACTTGGTCGAAATGAACTTGTTGAAAAACCCGTCGATAGGTTGGTCGACTAACTACTTAATCTGATTCAATCTAGTTGGACCTGTTCAAGATAAATCAAACAGAATATTTTTATCAATCTATTTTCTATATGATATAAGATGTGTAATGTATCCCAACATATCAACAAAAGATCCTGACATTGCAAAGTTCGAGAGACTGAAAGACAATTTTAGTTGGTTTAATTCAAACTATGATAGGATTAAGAAAGATTTTCATAATCAGTATGTGGCGGTTAAAGATAGAAAACATATTGATAATGACGTCGACCTTGAGACTCTTATAAAAAGACTTGATTTGAAGAATTATGACGATTCAATTGCTATTGAGTTCATAAATTCTAAAATTTAATAATACTTTGAATTACAGAAACGCAGTCCGATACATATTATTACCTTGGAATTGAATTGAGCTAAAATTATGGTAAATATTCACTGAGATTCCGTTCAAAAGCATCAAGCATCCCTCTAGTTCTATCTTGCTTACCTCAATTTCATCAACTGGCCATTTTCAATCAGCCGTATATCTAGATGTGTCTAATTTTAAAACATTCAGAATGAAAAGCCATAGTTATATTGGGAAATGATTAAGAAAAAAAAAGCTAAAAGACTATCGAATTGCAAATCAACATTTGGTGGATTTTCATACAGATGACTGAATTACCATTACATAAAAGAATTCTTGCCTTCTAAACATGACATTGTCAAATTTTTTCGATAACTCATTTGATGTCGGATATATTTATCTGAGGAGCCATATGGATAGCATCGTTACTATGAATAAATATTTATAGGAATTGGATAAACCACACTATCTTCAATACAAAATGCAAGTACCGGAATTTTCTACAATGTTTTATATATTTCGAAATATCAATGTTGATTTAATGGTAAGATACGTACAAAAAGAAGGGAAAGGACCTATGGAAGTAAAGGTTGGCAATGATAGTAAATGGATTTGCATGTGTGGACTA
The DNA window shown above is from Candidatus Nitrosocosmicus arcticus and carries:
- a CDS encoding DUF72 domain-containing protein, which produces MSLFFTTLEPLIDKTLLLLIQLPPYLFAKKGFRSSQIMTRNLDTRFRYALEVRDASWFEDKVYDFLKEENLSLVWSVREELTTSTVITADQLYTRIIGDRSINEKDFGKVVKDRTREMMEYMRHFKEMQNAEMNVRDVLIAFNNHFAGFGPQSVNDFLKIMNKPEISWKSELESRHQNNTNHSIGNRQSSLSEFSNFQYKV
- a CDS encoding DUF72 domain-containing protein, producing the protein MCSQLYLGCSGWNYGDTSEKGGWLNVFYPDNKTRKLSYYSQFFNTVEMDATFYKRFYENMNEGLFIGITKATPNDFRISVKVPEIITHEKRLDINRNVVIDLNEFLNKISPLESQRKLGAIIIQLPPSFTIDESNRLEKFLDALRNRSDLKNNDNIAIEFRHNSWNTEGVLELLHHFNIASVLTDSPTQENLGFLSNENNLTSTNLAVIRFHGRNTTRDHYWYDYLYSEKELIPWIDKINKIKENTDTIFVYFNNHYGGKAIVNSLQFKELIKNQPLPENEKRVLERAKKYLSNTL
- a CDS encoding NADPH-dependent F420 reductase, whose translation is MKIGILGSGEVGRKLAAGCIDLGHHVMIGTRNPAKEEIRKWIDNTEHKENACVGSFAEAATFGELIIISTLWGGTENAINMAISSNFNDKIVVDTTNPLEFAKDVPPKLSLGYDKSAGEIIQSMLPNSKVVKAFNIVGNPHMVHPDFPGGPPTMFICGNFKDAKNQVVEKLLIPFGWESIDIGGIEQSRLLEPLAMLWITYYIETGSGNHAFKLLKK
- a CDS encoding Mut7-C RNAse domain-containing protein, producing the protein MVDYPRFIVDCVLGHIAKKLRIMGFDTEFGLDAGDDFLIDKSMNEQKLLVTRDVGLYLKLSKSGRNGLLLHNDYEVENLVFILKSCDIKHIDPVPNVNTRCTICNGTLTKIDKTMATSLIPEKIYKHISTVYKCSKYSKIYWDGTHVENINMLLDNINNLLGQ
- a CDS encoding putative quinol monooxygenase yields the protein MSAHKSRSRGKDVMKQHAVHFKAEFTISEGKIKEYKKLIKEMSKLVEANEPETINYQFYFDKSKTMCTVHETYMNSEAVFFHINRVASQTVIPKIHDISRITKFVVYGTTSKKLQKAMERLNPQIYVPFAGFNR